The proteins below come from a single Micropterus dolomieu isolate WLL.071019.BEF.003 ecotype Adirondacks unplaced genomic scaffold, ASM2129224v1 contig_10028, whole genome shotgun sequence genomic window:
- the LOC123965528 gene encoding ovarian cancer G-protein coupled receptor 1-like, protein GSYLRFLLDEKVRNGSDCSCWAEQDDRFGRRWTSQHVSNCLLTFTNVFLQVRSDHVAPIYVINLLICDLIQFCYMIVQVVPTVDWRIHDIFIYIYLSALFASVYFMVCIALERYLVIAHPLWYRFRRTIKSSVVICVLVWAISPVCVVRFYFFVENLVTNIMFIILFLLPFPLLIFFVVGTLKALSASISAPPDEKRRTVGVLVLVLLIYTLLFLSSIIWYLGIIHDTTNLILSLMIVRFSPLADLFLYVFMRKGFIDKLLASVCCCRMDSNDISSPSV, encoded by the exons TGGGTCATATCTGAGATTCCTGTTGGatgaaaaagtcagaaatggctctgactgcagctgctgggcagagcaagatgacagatttgggaggaggtggacttcacaacatgtttccaaCTGCTTGTTGACTTTTACCAATGTTTTCCTGCAGGTGAGAAGTGATCATGTTGCTCCCATCTACGTCATCAACCTTCTCATTTGCGACCTGATTCAGTTCTGCTACATGATCGTTCAGGTGGTACCAACTGTGGATTGGAGGATACATGACATCTTCATATATATTtacctctctgctctgtttgcCAGTGTTTACTTCATGGTCTGCATCGCCCTGGAAag gtatttggtcatcgcCCACCCACTGTGGTACCGCTTCAGACGAACCATCAAGAGCTCTGTGGTGAtctgtgtcctggtctgggccatttctcctgtctgtgtCGTCCGTTTCTATTTCTTTGTTGAAAATCTGGTGACAAACATAATGttcatcatcctcttcctccttcccttcccGCTGTTAATCTTCTTCGTGGTTGGGACCCTCAAAGCCCTGTCTGCTTCCATCTCGGCGCCCCCTGATGAAAAACGACGAACTGTGGGAGTTTTGGTTCTGGTGCTGCTTATTTACACGCTGCTGTTCCTGTCCAGCATCATTTGGTACCTGGGTATAATTCATGACACGACCAATTTAATTCTGTCTCTTATGATTGTTAGGTTCAGTCCTCTTGCAGACTTGTTCCTGTATGTCTTCATGAGGAAAGGGTTCATAGACAAGCttttggcctctgtgtgttgctgcagaatggACAGCAATGATATCAGCAGTCCATCAGTATGA